ATCCGTCAAGGCCGTCGCTGGCAAGTAAGACGACCGATAAAAGTTTTTGGTGAAGCTTTTTTCAAAAAGCTTCGAAAAACGCCGCCTTTTTGAAAAAAGGCGGCCCCCAAAAACTTTTATCCCCTTAATATTCAGGCGGCATTGGTCAGCCTGCTGCCACCATGGGTCAGTTCCCCGATCAGCCGGTGGTAGCCCGCCATGTAGTCCTGCATGGCCAGCGTTTTTACGGCATGGGCGCGGACATTGGCCCGCAGCCTTGCCGCAAACCTTTCATCTTCCAGCAGTTCCACCACGCCCTGCGCAATACGCCGTGGCGCGAGGAAGGGCACAAGCCGCGCGGTGCGGCCATCTTGCAGGAATTCCTCCACCGGCGCGGTCTGGCTGCCCACGATCGCGCAGCCACAGGCCATGGCCTCACGCAATGACCATGACGCCACAAACGGGTATGTCAGATAGACATGCGCGTCCGATCGCTGCAGCAGGCGGCGGAAATCATCATATTTCACCCTTCCCGCAAAATGCACGCGCCGCATGTCCAGCACGCTGCCGAGTTCGGCCAGCATATGCTGCCGCCATGTCTGCCCGCCCGGAGCGGGGGCGCCGTAGCTGACCCCATCGCCACCCACCAGCACCACCCGCGCATCGGGTCGCGCCCGCAAAATATGGGGCAGCGCGCGCATGAACATATGAAACCCCCGATACGGTTCAAGGTCACGCGCAACATAGGTGACCAGTTTCTCGCCGGGCTGCACCACCACATTGCCCAACGTGAAGGGGCGCAGGCGGGCCTGCGGGTCCGGGGCGCATTCTTGCAGGTCCACCCCTTCGGGCAGCAGGGTCAGGCGCGGGCGCGCCCAGTCAGGATAGGTTGCGTGCTGGAAGCGCGTGGGCGTATGCCCCCATCCCGGCAGGGCCAGGGCAAGCAGGTTGAGCGTATTGCGGGCACGGATGAGCGGCGCCACATCGCTGGCGGGCGCGAATTCAGGGTCAAAGCCCACATCCAGCCCGGTGGGATGATAGAAGAACTCGTAATAACCCAGCAGCGGCACGCCGGGATACACATCGGGCAGGTCCAGCATCTCGCCCCAGCCATGGTGGCCGATAATGATGTCGGGTACATAGCCCAGATCCCGCAGGGTGCGTGCCGCCTGCGCCACTGCCGCCGCGCGCTGCATGGCCCGGGCGAGTTCCGCCACCGGCCCCGGCGCGGCCAGTTCCGGCGCGGGCGGCAGGCGGTAGGCCACCCGGCGCACGCCCGCCATGTGGGATGTTCCTGATTCGCTGATGAAAATGATCTCGTTGCCGCCCTGCCCCCGCAGGTCGCGCAGCAGGTGCAGGAACTGGGCGGGAAAATTCTGGTGCACGAAGAGGTATTTCATGCAGCCCTCCCGCCGCCTGCGCTCATGAACCGGCCAGCACGCCGGGCCTGCGGGGTGCCGCACCCCTGCGGCGGGGCGACCGGGCGGGCGCTGCCGCGCCGCCGGGCTTGCGGTGCCACCACGGCACGGGCCGGTCCGGGCTGGCCTGCGTCTGCGCCTTCTGCTTCATCTTTTCAGGCGGTGTATTGTCACCCACGGCCTCTACCGCGTCGGGTGGCTCGCGCCGTCGCTGCGGCGGCACACGCCTGCCCCGCCTGACCCGCCCCACAGGCAACGCGGGGGCTACGGGCGGGGCCAGCGCATCAAGCACCTGATCTTCCATGCAGGCATCGCCCTGCGC
This is a stretch of genomic DNA from Komagataeibacter xylinus. It encodes these proteins:
- a CDS encoding glycosyltransferase; this translates as MKYLFVHQNFPAQFLHLLRDLRGQGGNEIIFISESGTSHMAGVRRVAYRLPPAPELAAPGPVAELARAMQRAAAVAQAARTLRDLGYVPDIIIGHHGWGEMLDLPDVYPGVPLLGYYEFFYHPTGLDVGFDPEFAPASDVAPLIRARNTLNLLALALPGWGHTPTRFQHATYPDWARPRLTLLPEGVDLQECAPDPQARLRPFTLGNVVVQPGEKLVTYVARDLEPYRGFHMFMRALPHILRARPDARVVLVGGDGVSYGAPAPGGQTWRQHMLAELGSVLDMRRVHFAGRVKYDDFRRLLQRSDAHVYLTYPFVASWSLREAMACGCAIVGSQTAPVEEFLQDGRTARLVPFLAPRRIAQGVVELLEDERFAARLRANVRAHAVKTLAMQDYMAGYHRLIGELTHGGSRLTNAA